One Brevibacillus choshinensis genomic window carries:
- a CDS encoding peptidoglycan DD-metalloendopeptidase family protein, which produces MDYVQPAPIKSPEEAKRAVVEQTLFQAFNPYASLAASDTSPKSGVLVYAVNQGDTLSDIAHRYGLTLRKLVEMNKINNPNLVGVGMKLIISRDEVKHIVKRGETLNYISARYGVSRELLIDRNPLLKWLSDNLYVGQVVYVPIIGDRPLSAEELQQKRNTSQAASRQVIGRIRERMEWPVKEATITSGFGVRWGRAHKGVDLWNESEAKAPIYAAKSGTVVEAGANRSGYGRMVVLDHGDGLQTFYAHMRSIIVVPGQSVSAGDMLGYMGQTGDSTGYHLHFEVRQDDVPINPLPYLGR; this is translated from the coding sequence GTGGATTACGTGCAACCCGCTCCGATAAAGAGCCCGGAAGAGGCCAAGAGAGCGGTCGTGGAGCAAACGTTGTTTCAAGCGTTCAACCCGTATGCGAGCTTGGCTGCATCCGACACCTCACCGAAAAGTGGCGTTTTGGTGTATGCCGTGAATCAGGGGGATACCCTCTCGGACATTGCTCATCGGTACGGCCTCACGCTGCGCAAGCTGGTCGAGATGAACAAAATCAACAATCCAAACTTGGTTGGAGTCGGAATGAAGCTCATCATCAGCCGGGACGAAGTGAAGCATATCGTCAAACGCGGAGAAACGCTGAATTACATATCAGCACGATACGGTGTCAGCAGGGAGCTGCTGATTGATCGAAATCCTTTGCTCAAGTGGCTGTCGGACAACCTCTATGTCGGACAGGTCGTCTATGTCCCCATCATCGGGGATCGGCCCTTGTCCGCTGAGGAATTGCAGCAAAAGCGAAATACATCTCAGGCTGCCAGCAGGCAAGTCATCGGACGAATTCGAGAGAGAATGGAATGGCCCGTCAAAGAGGCGACGATCACGAGTGGATTCGGGGTGCGCTGGGGAAGGGCGCACAAAGGTGTGGACCTGTGGAATGAGAGTGAAGCCAAAGCACCCATCTATGCAGCCAAATCAGGGACTGTGGTAGAAGCAGGTGCCAACCGATCGGGATATGGACGAATGGTCGTGCTTGATCACGGGGACGGGCTGCAAACCTTTTATGCCCATATGCGCAGCATCATCGTGGTGCCGGGACAGTCCGTGAGTGCAGGAGACATGCTCGGCTACATGGGGCAGACTGGCGATTCTACGGGATACCACCTGCATTTTGAAGTGCGGCAGGATGATGTGCCGATCAACCCTCTGCCATATCTGGGCAGGTAA
- the rho gene encoding transcription termination factor Rho produces the protein MLISELEEKKLTDLYKLAKEYHIPYYSQLKKKELIFAILRARAERDGLMFMEGVLDILPEGYGFLRPINYLPSSEDIYISQSQIRRFDLRMGDVVSGKARPPKENERYFGLLQVEAVNGEDPETASERLHFPALTPLYPQTKLVLETSPDRVSTRLMDLLSPVGLGQRGLIVAPPKAGKTMLLKEIANSITESRPDIHLFVLLIDERPEEVTDMQRSVKGEVVASTFDELPENHIKVAELVLERAKRLVEHKKDVVILLDSITRLARAYNLVIPPSGRTLSGGIDPAAFHRPKRFFGSARNIEEGGSLTILATALVETGSRMDDVIYEEFKGTGNMELHLDRKLAERRIFPAIDIRRSGTRREELLLTKEELDKLWMIRKNMNETNEFVDSFIKKLADTKTNDEFLQTLESKQTRGKAANTTVSSS, from the coding sequence ATGTTAATTTCTGAACTAGAAGAAAAGAAGCTGACCGATCTCTACAAGCTGGCAAAAGAATACCATATTCCGTACTATTCTCAGCTAAAGAAGAAGGAATTGATATTTGCCATTCTTCGTGCCAGAGCGGAAAGAGACGGTCTCATGTTCATGGAGGGCGTACTGGATATCCTGCCGGAAGGTTACGGTTTCCTGCGCCCGATCAACTATCTTCCTAGCTCCGAGGACATCTACATCTCCCAATCGCAGATCAGACGTTTTGATCTGCGAATGGGGGACGTAGTATCGGGTAAGGCAAGACCGCCGAAGGAGAACGAAAGGTATTTCGGACTCCTCCAAGTAGAGGCAGTGAATGGAGAAGACCCCGAAACAGCTTCAGAGCGTTTGCATTTCCCCGCTTTGACACCGCTGTATCCTCAAACCAAGCTCGTTCTGGAAACATCACCTGACCGTGTTTCCACCCGCCTGATGGATCTCCTCTCCCCAGTTGGCCTGGGGCAGCGTGGTCTGATTGTAGCTCCGCCCAAAGCGGGAAAAACCATGCTGCTGAAAGAAATTGCCAACAGCATTACCGAGAGTCGCCCTGATATTCATTTGTTCGTGTTGCTTATCGATGAGCGTCCGGAAGAAGTAACGGATATGCAGCGTTCCGTAAAAGGGGAAGTGGTCGCTTCTACCTTTGATGAATTGCCGGAAAACCATATCAAGGTAGCGGAGCTGGTGCTGGAGAGAGCCAAGCGTCTGGTCGAGCACAAGAAAGACGTAGTGATCCTGCTTGATTCCATTACCCGATTGGCACGTGCCTATAACCTGGTCATTCCTCCAAGCGGCCGGACTTTGTCTGGTGGTATCGATCCGGCAGCCTTTCATCGTCCCAAGCGCTTTTTTGGTTCAGCGCGGAATATCGAAGAAGGCGGCAGTCTGACTATCCTGGCGACAGCCCTGGTAGAAACCGGATCTCGCATGGACGATGTTATTTACGAGGAGTTTAAAGGGACGGGCAACATGGAGCTCCATTTGGATCGGAAGCTGGCAGAGCGACGCATTTTCCCTGCGATCGACATTCGCCGTTCCGGTACGCGTCGTGAAGAATTGCTCCTCACGAAGGAAGAGCTGGACAAGTTGTGGATGATCCGCAAGAACATGAACGAGACCAACGAGTTTGTGGATTCGTTTATCAAAAAGCTGGCGGATACTAAAACCAATGATGAATTTTTACAAACGCTGGAATCCAAGCAGACGCGCGGAAAAGCAGCAAATACGACGGTGAGCTCTTCATGA
- the glpX gene encoding class II fructose-bisphosphatase, producing MERSLTLELVRVTEAAALASASWMGLGKKDEADDAATTAMRKEFEKVPMDGIVVIGEGEMDEAPMLYIGEHLGQGVAPAVDVAVDPLEGTNILAKGTWGAISVIAIADRGNLLHAPDMYMEKIAVGPKAVGKIDINAPIRDNLKAVAEAQGKDISDLVAIVLDRDRHQQIIHEIREAGARIRLISDGDVAAAINTAFPDTGVDIMFGSGGAPEGVLAAVALKCLGGEIQGKLLPQNQEEIERCMKMGLTNPHQVLFMNDLVKGDDAIFAATGVTDGELLKGVRFQGSRATTNSVVMRAKTGTVRFIEGNHRLER from the coding sequence ATGGAACGCAGTTTAACACTTGAACTGGTACGTGTGACCGAGGCAGCCGCTCTGGCTTCAGCTAGTTGGATGGGTCTCGGCAAAAAAGATGAGGCTGACGATGCCGCAACTACTGCTATGAGAAAAGAGTTTGAAAAAGTGCCGATGGACGGAATTGTCGTAATCGGTGAAGGGGAAATGGACGAAGCGCCGATGCTCTACATCGGGGAGCATCTGGGGCAAGGTGTAGCTCCTGCTGTCGACGTGGCAGTAGATCCGCTGGAGGGAACCAACATCCTGGCAAAAGGAACATGGGGAGCTATTTCTGTCATCGCCATTGCGGACCGCGGCAATCTGCTGCATGCTCCGGACATGTACATGGAGAAAATAGCAGTAGGACCGAAAGCAGTAGGCAAAATTGATATTAACGCACCGATTCGTGACAACCTGAAAGCAGTCGCCGAGGCGCAAGGGAAGGATATCAGTGACCTGGTCGCCATCGTACTCGATCGAGATCGTCACCAACAAATTATTCATGAAATCCGCGAGGCAGGTGCCCGCATCCGTCTTATCTCCGACGGGGATGTCGCTGCAGCCATCAACACCGCCTTCCCTGATACAGGTGTAGATATTATGTTCGGTTCCGGCGGTGCCCCTGAGGGTGTTCTCGCTGCTGTCGCATTGAAATGCCTGGGAGGAGAAATCCAGGGCAAGCTGCTTCCGCAAAACCAAGAGGAAATCGAACGCTGTATGAAAATGGGTCTCACCAATCCGCATCAAGTTCTTTTCATGAACGATCTGGTAAAAGGCGACGATGCGATCTTTGCTGCGACAGGTGTAACGGATGGCGAGCTGCTGAAAGGTGTGCGTTTCCAAGGTTCACGTGCCACCACGAATTCCGTGGTTATGCGTGCCAAAACCGGAACGGTCCGTTTCATCGAAGGAAATCATCGCCTGGAGCGGTAA
- a CDS encoding UDP-N-acetylglucosamine 1-carboxyvinyltransferase, translating to MDKLIINGGKPLAGTVTISGAKNSAVALIPAALLADGPVVIENLPRIQDVDIYCELLQEMGADVLFEDDWMEVDGRSMKLMLMPNGRIKKLRASYYLWGALLAKFGEAQVGLPGGCDLGPRPVDLHIKGFEAMGAQVENKNGVMTIKAKNGRLQGARIYLDLVSVGATINIMLAAAKAEGVTIIENAAREPEIVDVATLLNNMGANIKGAGTDMIRIQGVERLRGCRHTIIPDRIEAGTYMIAAAATNGNVLVENVIPKHLESVTAKLREIGVQVVEMDDCIQVIGQEVYRSIDVKTSPYPGFPTDLQQPITTLLTLAKGSSIVTDNIYSSRFRHVDELRRMGATLKVEGRSAVIEGGSSLNGAKVVASDLRAGAALFIAGLATNGMTELEGLEHIDRGYENLVGKLQTLGADVVRIGLHRSESHQR from the coding sequence ATGGATAAGCTGATCATCAATGGTGGGAAACCGCTCGCGGGGACGGTAACCATCAGCGGAGCAAAAAATAGCGCAGTCGCCTTGATTCCGGCAGCGCTACTGGCGGATGGGCCAGTCGTCATTGAAAACTTGCCCCGTATTCAGGACGTGGACATTTATTGTGAGCTTCTGCAGGAAATGGGTGCAGATGTTCTTTTCGAGGATGACTGGATGGAAGTCGATGGGCGTTCGATGAAGCTAATGCTGATGCCCAACGGCCGGATTAAAAAGCTGAGAGCCTCTTACTATCTTTGGGGCGCATTGCTCGCGAAGTTTGGAGAGGCGCAGGTAGGATTGCCGGGGGGCTGCGATCTGGGGCCGCGTCCGGTCGATTTGCACATCAAGGGCTTTGAAGCGATGGGAGCCCAGGTGGAAAACAAAAACGGCGTCATGACCATCAAAGCAAAAAATGGCCGACTGCAAGGCGCGCGGATTTACCTCGACCTGGTCAGTGTCGGTGCGACTATTAACATCATGCTGGCTGCTGCCAAAGCAGAGGGTGTGACCATTATTGAAAACGCTGCCCGGGAACCGGAGATCGTCGATGTGGCTACCTTGTTAAATAACATGGGCGCCAATATCAAGGGAGCGGGCACAGATATGATTCGCATCCAGGGTGTGGAGCGTTTGCGCGGCTGCCGCCATACGATTATCCCGGACCGGATCGAAGCAGGGACGTATATGATTGCAGCAGCAGCGACGAACGGCAATGTGCTGGTGGAGAATGTCATCCCCAAGCACCTGGAATCCGTGACCGCGAAGCTGCGTGAAATTGGAGTGCAAGTGGTGGAAATGGACGATTGCATTCAAGTAATCGGTCAGGAAGTCTACCGCTCTATTGATGTGAAAACGAGTCCTTATCCGGGATTTCCTACCGATCTGCAGCAACCGATCACGACCTTGCTGACGTTGGCAAAAGGATCAAGCATTGTCACCGACAACATTTACAGCTCGCGCTTCCGCCATGTCGATGAGCTGCGGCGCATGGGAGCAACGCTGAAAGTCGAGGGCAGGTCTGCTGTGATTGAAGGCGGCAGCAGCTTGAACGGTGCCAAAGTCGTGGCGTCTGATCTTCGGGCGGGAGCGGCCCTGTTCATCGCGGGTCTGGCTACGAACGGGATGACGGAGCTCGAAGGACTGGAGCATATTGATCGGGGTTATGAAAATTTGGTGGGCAAGCTGCAAACACTAGGAGCCGATGTGGTACGGATAGGCTTGCATCGCTCTGAAAGTCACCAACGATAA
- the fsa gene encoding fructose-6-phosphate aldolase encodes MRFLIDTANVDEIREIHEWGVLAGVTTNPSLVAKEGRDFVDTLKEIIDIVDGPISAEVISTDAKGMIEEGEKLASLSKNIVIKIPMTAEGLKAAKYFSKKKIKTNVTLVFSANQALLAARAGASYVSPFLGRLDDIGQDGMQLIDDIAEIFSVHGIETEIIAASVRHPVHVTEAAKRGAHFATIPAKVFKQIIGHPLTDSGLEKFLADWASMQK; translated from the coding sequence ATGCGTTTTCTGATTGATACAGCAAACGTCGACGAAATCCGTGAAATTCACGAGTGGGGCGTGCTTGCAGGCGTTACCACCAACCCTTCCCTGGTTGCCAAGGAAGGCAGAGATTTCGTTGATACCTTGAAAGAAATTATCGACATTGTTGATGGTCCGATCAGCGCTGAGGTGATCAGCACCGACGCGAAAGGCATGATCGAAGAGGGCGAAAAGCTGGCTTCCCTGTCCAAGAACATCGTGATTAAAATCCCGATGACTGCAGAAGGCTTGAAAGCAGCCAAGTACTTCTCGAAAAAGAAAATCAAAACCAACGTAACGCTGGTATTTTCCGCTAACCAAGCGCTGCTGGCTGCACGAGCAGGAGCGAGCTACGTTTCTCCGTTCCTGGGACGTCTGGACGACATCGGCCAAGACGGCATGCAGCTGATCGATGACATCGCTGAAATTTTCTCGGTTCACGGGATTGAGACGGAAATCATCGCAGCGTCAGTTCGCCATCCTGTCCATGTGACGGAAGCGGCCAAACGCGGTGCTCATTTCGCAACGATCCCAGCGAAAGTGTTCAAGCAAATTATTGGCCATCCTTTGACAGACAGCGGTCTGGAGAAATTCCTCGCTGACTGGGCAAGCATGCAAAAATAA
- the fba gene encoding class II fructose-1,6-bisphosphate aldolase has translation MPLVPMTAFTEDVKKHKYAVGQFNLNNLEFTQAITEAAMEEKSPVIFGVSEGALKYMGIDYTVAIAKVAAERAGVPVALHLDHGSNFDMVMKCIRAGFSSVMFDGSHHSFEDNLRLTKQVVEAAHAVGVSVEGELGTIGGVEDDLSVDEEDATLANPEEAIRFWEETKVDYVAIAVGTAHGMYKGVPKIRYDIIEKVASNIGAPIVLHGGSGVPDEAIVKSISLGVGKINVNTESQVACTETIRKVLAAKPNEIDPRKYLGPARDAIKEVVKGKMRLFGSSNRA, from the coding sequence ATGCCACTCGTACCTATGACCGCTTTTACCGAAGACGTCAAAAAGCATAAATACGCCGTCGGACAATTCAACTTGAATAATCTGGAGTTCACTCAAGCAATTACCGAAGCAGCGATGGAAGAAAAGTCGCCTGTCATTTTCGGTGTGTCTGAGGGAGCTCTTAAATACATGGGCATTGACTATACCGTAGCCATTGCAAAAGTGGCAGCGGAACGTGCTGGTGTTCCAGTCGCGTTGCACTTGGACCATGGCAGCAACTTCGACATGGTGATGAAGTGCATTCGCGCAGGGTTCTCTTCTGTTATGTTTGATGGTTCTCATCACTCTTTTGAAGACAACCTTCGTCTGACGAAGCAAGTAGTAGAGGCTGCGCACGCTGTCGGCGTTTCTGTAGAAGGCGAGCTCGGTACGATCGGCGGGGTAGAGGATGATCTCTCCGTAGACGAAGAAGATGCGACACTGGCGAATCCAGAGGAAGCAATCCGCTTCTGGGAAGAAACCAAAGTAGACTATGTAGCGATCGCTGTAGGTACCGCACACGGTATGTACAAAGGCGTTCCAAAAATCCGCTACGACATCATCGAAAAAGTAGCAAGCAACATCGGTGCACCAATCGTATTGCACGGTGGCTCCGGCGTTCCGGACGAAGCGATTGTGAAATCCATCAGCCTGGGCGTTGGTAAAATTAACGTGAATACAGAATCCCAAGTCGCATGCACCGAAACGATTCGCAAGGTGCTGGCTGCAAAACCGAACGAGATTGACCCGCGCAAATACTTGGGCCCTGCTCGCGATGCGATCAAGGAAGTAGTAAAAGGAAAAATGCGCTTGTTCGGTAGCAGCAACCGCGCGTAA
- a CDS encoding response regulator gives MLDKQDKKVLVVDDQYGIRILLYEVLGKEGYKTFQAANGKMALEIVEKESPDLVILDMKIPGMDGIEILKHIKKINQDIKVIMMTAYGELDMIKEATQLGALTHFTKPFDIDELRMAVHQQLAC, from the coding sequence TTGTTGGACAAGCAGGATAAAAAAGTGTTGGTGGTAGACGATCAGTACGGAATCCGCATCTTGTTATACGAAGTACTAGGCAAGGAAGGTTACAAGACATTTCAAGCGGCTAACGGAAAGATGGCATTGGAAATCGTTGAAAAGGAATCTCCGGATCTGGTTATTCTAGATATGAAGATTCCAGGGATGGACGGAATCGAGATTCTGAAGCACATCAAAAAAATTAATCAAGATATCAAGGTGATCATGATGACAGCTTACGGTGAGCTGGACATGATAAAAGAAGCGACGCAGCTCGGCGCTTTGACGCACTTCACCAAACCGTTTGATATCGACGAGCTGCGTATGGCCGTGCACCAGCAATTAGCTTGTTAG
- a CDS encoding lipid II flippase Amj family protein, translated as MDAVWLICLLTFIIHTTETLSYAVRFSGVQTGRLAVALSLVGIILLLSRTSNLIQGPFTGGLIDQAAILHTDPSLKLHLIIAAASLGTLCAILLFPTAAQLSKRLIAHLELAGSIPQMLRTAVTIDSIRSVRHHVRVPSLSVISRFRIKGVPKRLLLLNCIGTGIYTSSVLSVLYATLLAPDYKATVLMSSGMINGFATIFMTILVDPQVALMTEKAMQGKSSYESIRDMYMWLMISRFFGTLLAQILLIPAAYWVVWITPLFH; from the coding sequence ATGGACGCCGTCTGGCTGATCTGCTTGTTAACATTCATCATCCATACCACAGAGACACTTTCCTATGCCGTGCGCTTCTCGGGAGTACAGACAGGGAGATTGGCTGTTGCGCTTTCTCTCGTCGGAATCATCCTGCTTTTGTCTCGTACGTCCAATCTGATACAAGGCCCTTTTACTGGAGGCCTGATCGATCAGGCCGCAATACTGCACACCGATCCCAGCCTGAAGCTGCATTTGATTATCGCAGCCGCCTCGCTTGGCACACTGTGCGCCATCCTGCTTTTTCCGACGGCTGCACAGCTCTCGAAACGGCTGATCGCGCATCTGGAGCTGGCTGGTTCGATCCCGCAAATGCTGCGCACAGCAGTCACCATCGACAGCATCCGGAGCGTGCGGCACCACGTCCGCGTGCCTAGTCTGTCGGTCATATCCCGCTTTCGAATCAAAGGCGTCCCCAAGCGCCTTTTGCTGCTAAATTGCATCGGTACGGGTATCTACACAAGCAGTGTCCTGTCCGTTCTCTATGCGACTTTGCTTGCCCCTGATTACAAAGCGACGGTCCTCATGTCATCCGGGATGATCAACGGCTTCGCCACCATCTTCATGACGATCTTAGTAGACCCGCAGGTTGCACTGATGACAGAAAAAGCGATGCAGGGCAAATCCTCCTATGAATCCATCCGCGATATGTACATGTGGCTGATGATCTCCCGCTTCTTCGGGACTTTGCTCGCGCAGATCCTGCTCATTCCCGCCGCCTACTGGGTCGTCTGGATTACTCCCCTTTTTCACTGA
- a CDS encoding CTP synthase, which yields MTKYIFVTGGVVSSLGKGITAASLGRLLKNRGLKVTIQKFDPYINVDPGTMSPYQHGEVFVTDDGAETDLDLGHYERFIDINLSSNSNVTTGKIYSSVIAKERRGDYLGGTVQVIPHITNEIKERVFRAGRETGADVVITEIGGTVGDIESLPFLEAIRQIKSDIGRDNVMYIHVTLVPYIKAAGEMKTKPTQHSVKELRSLGIQPTVIVTRTEQPMTQEMKDKLALFCDIDKNAVVECIDAETLYDVPLQLQAQGLDDYVCRHLGLTCQEADMTEWKSLVGKIKNLSKTTRIAIVGKYVELHDAYLSVAEALYHGGYAIDSKIDIKWVSAEEVTLQNASELLGDVDGILVPGGFGDRGIEGKIIATRYARENKIPFLGICLGMQIAVIEFARHVAGMDLANSSEINPNTPYPVIDLLPEQKEIEDKGGTMRLGVGPTKVEEGSLTHQAYGSTLVYERHRHRYEVNNEYREQLAELGLRFAGTTPDGRLVEIVEVPEHPWFLATQFHPEFTSRPNRPQPLFRDFVKAALTNQK from the coding sequence ATGACGAAGTATATTTTTGTGACAGGCGGGGTCGTATCCTCGTTGGGAAAAGGGATTACAGCGGCGTCTCTGGGCCGACTCCTGAAGAATCGGGGTCTTAAGGTAACGATCCAGAAATTTGACCCATACATCAACGTTGACCCGGGAACGATGAGCCCGTATCAGCATGGGGAAGTATTCGTAACGGATGACGGAGCGGAAACGGACCTGGACTTGGGACACTACGAGCGTTTTATCGACATCAACCTGAGCTCCAACTCCAATGTAACGACTGGTAAAATTTACTCCTCTGTCATTGCAAAAGAGCGTCGCGGCGATTATCTGGGCGGAACCGTACAGGTCATCCCACACATCACGAACGAAATCAAGGAGCGCGTTTTCCGTGCTGGCCGCGAGACCGGAGCAGACGTGGTGATCACGGAGATCGGCGGAACAGTTGGCGATATCGAGAGCTTGCCATTCCTGGAAGCGATCCGTCAAATCAAGAGCGACATCGGCCGCGATAACGTCATGTACATCCATGTAACGCTCGTTCCTTACATCAAAGCTGCCGGTGAAATGAAAACCAAACCGACCCAGCACAGCGTCAAAGAATTGCGCAGCCTTGGTATCCAGCCTACAGTCATCGTTACACGTACCGAGCAGCCGATGACCCAAGAAATGAAAGACAAGCTGGCATTGTTCTGTGACATCGACAAAAACGCGGTAGTTGAGTGCATCGATGCTGAGACTTTGTATGATGTTCCTTTGCAGCTCCAAGCGCAAGGATTGGACGACTATGTTTGCCGTCATCTGGGCTTGACTTGCCAGGAAGCAGACATGACCGAGTGGAAATCGCTCGTCGGCAAAATCAAAAACCTCTCCAAAACCACTCGCATTGCGATTGTGGGTAAATACGTAGAACTGCACGACGCTTACTTGTCCGTTGCAGAAGCGCTGTATCACGGCGGATATGCCATTGACTCTAAAATCGACATCAAATGGGTGAGTGCAGAAGAAGTCACTTTGCAAAATGCAAGCGAATTGCTGGGTGATGTAGATGGCATCCTGGTACCAGGAGGTTTCGGTGACCGTGGTATCGAAGGAAAAATCATCGCGACGCGCTACGCCCGTGAAAATAAAATCCCATTCCTGGGTATCTGTCTGGGTATGCAAATCGCTGTTATTGAATTTGCACGCCACGTGGCAGGCATGGATCTGGCGAACAGCTCCGAAATCAATCCGAACACGCCATACCCTGTCATCGATCTTCTGCCTGAGCAAAAAGAAATCGAAGACAAAGGCGGTACCATGCGTCTGGGTGTTGGCCCGACCAAAGTGGAAGAAGGCAGCTTGACGCATCAAGCATATGGCAGCACTTTGGTGTACGAACGTCATCGTCATCGTTATGAAGTGAACAACGAGTACCGTGAGCAGCTGGCTGAGCTGGGCTTGCGCTTTGCAGGTACCACACCGGATGGTCGCTTGGTGGAGATCGTGGAAGTGCCAGAGCATCCTTGGTTCCTGGCTACTCAATTCCACCCAGAGTTCACTTCTCGTCCAAACCGTCCTCAACCGCTGTTCCGTGACTTTGTCAAAGCGGCTCTGACCAACCAAAAATAA
- the rpoE gene encoding DNA-directed RNA polymerase subunit delta: MSQLFAHVDSEKLSEMALVDIAYEILRQTNRTYNFRELVDELVAVRKLTKEQVMAIIAQVYTEINIDGRFVCLGDNVWGLKRWYPTDTVEEQQEGGGTKKKKVILDDDFDDYDTEDEITEEYEEDDVVIFEDEEEFVDEEAEIEEEIDGEIDEEEIDEEEELFEDEELEEEESDEDSEDLDDEDDKL, translated from the coding sequence GTGAGTCAATTGTTTGCTCATGTTGATTCCGAGAAATTAAGTGAGATGGCATTGGTTGACATCGCGTATGAAATTCTGCGTCAAACCAATCGTACGTACAACTTCCGCGAGCTGGTGGATGAACTGGTTGCCGTTCGCAAGTTGACGAAAGAACAGGTCATGGCCATTATCGCTCAAGTATACACAGAAATTAACATTGATGGCCGTTTCGTTTGCCTCGGTGACAATGTCTGGGGTCTGAAACGCTGGTATCCGACTGACACAGTTGAAGAACAACAAGAAGGCGGCGGAACCAAAAAGAAAAAGGTCATCCTGGACGACGACTTCGACGACTACGATACCGAAGACGAAATCACCGAAGAGTACGAGGAAGATGATGTGGTCATCTTTGAAGACGAGGAAGAATTCGTCGACGAAGAGGCGGAGATCGAGGAAGAAATCGACGGTGAGATCGACGAAGAAGAGATCGATGAAGAAGAGGAACTCTTTGAAGATGAAGAGCTGGAAGAAGAGGAGTCGGATGAAGATAGCGAAGATCTTGACGACGAGGATGACAAATTATAA